A region from the Melioribacter roseus P3M-2 genome encodes:
- a CDS encoding hemerythrin domain-containing protein: MKRHPSLVELSKEHHDGLILAQILKKDAPAYRDLPSDREGKRKYALQFYREDLVKHFYKEEKILLPFCSGISPELDKLFQRMLEEHKRLEKLFDKLKNESDYENAMHEIGKLLDDHIRMEERELFESVQKHLDEEKLSLLSQKLKG, encoded by the coding sequence ATGAAAAGACATCCTAGTTTGGTAGAACTATCCAAAGAGCACCACGACGGGTTAATACTTGCGCAGATTTTGAAAAAGGACGCTCCCGCTTATCGCGATTTGCCGTCGGATCGGGAAGGGAAAAGAAAATACGCCTTGCAGTTTTATCGGGAAGATCTGGTAAAACATTTTTATAAAGAAGAAAAAATTCTTTTGCCGTTCTGTTCGGGTATATCGCCCGAGCTCGACAAACTGTTTCAAAGAATGCTTGAAGAACATAAGCGATTGGAAAAACTGTTTGATAAACTGAAAAATGAAAGCGACTACGAAAACGCGATGCACGAAATAGGAAAGCTCTTGGACGACCATATCAGAATGGAAGAAAGGGAATTATTCGAATCTGTCCAAAAACACCTGGACGAAGAAAAATTATCCTTACTGTCTCAAAAGTTAAAAGGATGA
- a CDS encoding YihY/virulence factor BrkB family protein: MNKLFQRANNVLKVLKYYLSGLYHRIEEHNLFLSGAGIAYSLLLSMIPLILLIFSLLGNVFDTARLERIINQIIQLLLPYKQYADYAKDVISRRLPQVIEYKTLAGYLGLIGLIVTSTWIFSSLRTILNQIFHTKIEKHALIGFLRDIGMVILVVVFISLSTLVFPILNIIVENAQNSNVISYVEIAKVWNIAVWIISLIVMLFLFFLLYYLIPYEQLPKRVALASALSTTVLWELARSLFGYYIRNFLNTNPFYGAFVLFVVILLWIFYSSCIFIAGAEIGQLYRERMNEKTS; this comes from the coding sequence ATGAACAAACTTTTTCAAAGAGCTAATAACGTTCTGAAAGTACTGAAATATTACTTGTCGGGATTATACCACAGAATCGAAGAGCACAACCTGTTTCTTTCGGGCGCGGGTATTGCATATTCATTGTTGCTGAGTATGATCCCGCTTATATTGTTAATTTTTTCTCTGCTCGGCAATGTATTCGACACAGCGCGTCTCGAAAGAATAATTAATCAGATTATCCAATTGCTGCTTCCTTACAAGCAATATGCGGATTATGCTAAAGATGTTATCAGCAGAAGGCTGCCGCAGGTAATAGAATACAAAACGCTTGCAGGATATCTGGGCTTGATCGGTTTAATTGTTACGTCAACGTGGATATTCAGCAGTTTAAGGACAATTCTCAATCAAATTTTTCATACGAAAATTGAAAAGCACGCACTAATCGGATTCTTGCGCGATATCGGGATGGTAATTCTCGTCGTTGTGTTTATATCGCTCTCGACGCTTGTATTTCCGATATTAAATATAATTGTGGAAAACGCGCAAAACTCAAATGTAATATCGTATGTGGAAATCGCTAAAGTATGGAATATAGCAGTCTGGATAATATCACTCATAGTTATGTTATTCCTTTTTTTTCTGCTCTATTATCTGATTCCTTATGAACAATTACCGAAAAGAGTTGCGCTCGCGAGCGCTCTTTCCACCACGGTGTTGTGGGAACTTGCCCGGAGTTTGTTCGGTTATTACATTCGTAATTTTCTCAATACAAATCCTTTTTATGGCGCTTTTGTTCTGTTTGTTGTTATATTGCTCTGGATTTTTTATTCGTCGTGCATATTTATTGCCGGAGCGGAAATCGGACAATTGTACAGGGAGAGGATGAATGAAAAGACATCCTAG